The genomic stretch ATTTTATATTGTTGATCTTTTGCTAACATGTACGCGAAGTATGCTTTCCACATGAACTGCTTTCGGGAGGTTGtggtctaaaaataaaatataattgacGTTGTACCTCACGTTTAAAGATATGCTCCCTAATGTCACTGAGGCTTCATCTgaggagaaaaacaaacaggTTCACTTAACAAATTTAGGCACTCGGCtactttagaaaaaaaaaacatttggatcaTACTGAGAACCAGAAAAAGTCAAGAGTCATACGTATAAATGGCCAAGCTTTGTGTGCACAATCTCATGACGTTCATGTGCAAGACAATTCGGCCTTTACAAAGATACAGCTCAGCTTTTGATTGTCTAAAGAACACCACCTACGAGCTACATCAACGCTCTTtgcagcattattctgctcattCTAAACTGCTAAAACGGCTGTGGAAACAGGAGCTCAGAACAGTCAAGAGAGATTCTCCCAATGTCCCTTCCAAGTGCAACTCAACAGCACTGTAAATGATAAACACTGAACAAAGACAGtatcactttacaataaggtacacaaaaatacagtagttactgaggaactaatgagtagtggtgaGGGTtgggtaggttcgttcctcatgaaactattgtaattttgtgtaccttattctAGAGTGTTACCGTAAGGACTTAACCTCATaggtgtttttttggtttttttttgcagttgcaTAACTTGAGTTTGAtccaacaaaaatgccagaaggACCCGAGCTCCACCTGGCCAGCCTTTACATAAACAAAATGTGTGACGGGGTGGTGTTCACTGGAACAGTCAGAAAGTCTGATGTCAGCAAGAGTCCTGACGTGGCCTTCACCTGCGAGGCGTACCGCATCAACGCCACTTCCAGAGGGAAGGAAGTGAAGGTCACGCTGACGCCCATCAAGAGTGATGACACGAAGGCCAGAGAGGCACAGCAGCCCGTGGACATTGTCTTTCGCTTTGGCATGTCAGGATTTTTCCGCTTCACCGCCGAGGATGATCTTCCCAAACATGCCCAtctgtgtttttattccaaAGAGAAGCCTGGCAGAGTGCTGAGCTACGTGGATGCACGCAGGTTTGGCAGCTGGCAGCCAAATGGGACATGGCAGCCTGACAGAGGACCCTGCATCATGTTTGAGTACAAAAGCTTCAGGTTAGGAACACTTCCATATTcatgtcaaattaaaaaaaaaaaaaatcactgactCGCTGATGATGGAGGACTTTGCAGGGAGAACGTGGTGTCACACCTGTCAGACCGTGCTTTTGACCGACCCATCTGTGAAGTCCTGCTTAACCAGAAGTACTTCAATGGCATTGGGAACTATCTCAGGGCTGAAATCCTTTATAGGTATGTATTCAGGCAGGTTTAAAACTAGAAAGGCTCTCAGTAAAGTGCAAATATCTCAAGATTGAGGTCTGCATATCAAAAGGacgccacccttagcagcaacaactgcagtcaagcgtttgctataacttgcaatgagtctcttacagcgctgtggaggaattttggcccactaatctttgcagaattgttgtaatttagcCACATTggggggttttccagcatgaagcgcctttttaaggtcatgccacagcatctcaataggattcaggtcaagactttgactaggccactccaaagtcttcatttacttttccttcagccattcataggtggacttgctggtgtgttttggatcattgtcctgctgcagaacccaaccgagttggtttcagcttgaggtcacgaacagatggccggacattctccttcaggattttttggtagacagcaaaattcatagttccatttatcacagcaagtcttccagatactgaagcagcaaaacagccccagaccatcgcactaccaccaccatattttactgttggtatgatgttctttttctgaaatgcggagttacttttacgccagatgtaatggaacaTACACCTTCCTAAATGTTAAagttttgtctcatcagaccacagagtattttcccaaaggtcttggggatcatcaagatgttttctggcaaaatttagatgagccttaatgttctttttgttcaagagtggttttcgtcttggaaaaACTGgtccgtttttgcccagtgtctttcttatggtggcgtcatgaacactgaacttaactgcagttctttggatgttgttgtggggtcttttgtgacctcttggatgagttgttgctgcgctcttggggtaattttgtttgGCCGGCCTCTCCAGGGAAGGTTCACCGCTGCTCCATGTTTTagccatttgtgaataatggctgtCACTGTTGTTCGCTGGagttccaaagctttagaaGTGGCATAAtcttttccacttgaactcaggtgtgataaaccaacattaagttatgttttaactttttcacacaggccatgtaggtttggattttgctcctttaaaaataaagttcgatcatctgaaacatttaagtgtgacaaacatgcaaaaaaaaaaagaagaaatcagcaAGTGGGCAAACACCACCACTGTATAAAACATAATTGATAAGGCTCCACTGCAGCAATTTTCCTGACTTCTTGGATTAttgctttgtgttttttatattgttGAAGCTATTGTTACCACTATTGTTATCACTTCTATCGTTACTATTAGGAGGAGACTAGTCAAATAAACTTCACAACTAGTTTGCACGCCCGTGTGCTTTGATTAGGAGAGCGTTTATATCTATACATTTCCAAGTAGCCACATTTTTATTCCCATTAGCACCAAAATGGAATCGATTATCGGCAACTACGATATGGATTTTATTTCACACATTGCATGTTGCATGAATGAACATCACGTGGTTCTATTTGCAcgattcaacatgtccgaaaaggagtaggaaaaagacCTTTAATCATGCCACTTGTCCATAATTATGAATGATACTTCACACTACATCTTGTACATGTTAACACTTAGAATATTGCAGTGTTACTTTGTTACAACAGCTGTGCCTGCTGTATGAAGTACTTTTGCAATATTGAAGACTCTTGAGCCAGCCAAGAGAAAGGAAGCAATCGTGCAATAAATACACCAAAAAGCCTGCTACATAACAAATGAccactgaatgaaaatacattctcAAGATACTGACCAAACTTTGTGGTCTGATTGAGGAGACTAAAGGCATGTTTTTGCACTCACAAGTTTCCCTTTCATGATGCATAATTAACCAATTCATCATCTCACATGGGAATGTGTTAACTATAGAAGTGTTGCACTGTTTCCACACAAAACAACTTGTGTTTTTAGAAAGATTGGAACTAAAGTATGTGTCTGTGTCTTCCAGGTTAAAAATCCCACCCTTTGTGCCCGCCCGGGCCGTGCTTGAAGGACTCAAGTCAGATGATGTGTGTGAAGACAAGAAGCCTGTGAAGAAGGAGATCCATGACAAAGAGGTGAACAAAGCACAACTTGTGTTTTTCCCCAGATTATCAGAAGTAGTGACATCTAACACTGTGTCTTTCTTTGTCCTGCCCCTAAAAAGAACAGAGTGAAAGAGGAGAGGGCAGACCTGCTCAGGCTGTGCCACACAGTTCCGCTGGAGGTGGTCAACTTAGGTGGGCAACAATGATGCCAACTGTCTGATTTAACTTCACTCTTAGTCAGGGTTTAAAGGTTGCTCTTCAAGGGAAACAACAGGGCTTCTCTAATTAAGACCTTTTGTATCTGTAGGTGGGAAAGGCTACGATCCAGAGAAGAAAGACTACTCGGACTTTGAGGCCTGGTTGCAGTGTTACTATGTGGATGGAATGAAGTCTATACGTGACCACAACGGCAGGACCATGTGGTTTCAGGTatacaaacacattttcttAACAACATTGTGGCATTTATGTACTGATACAAAATGGTGTTTCAGGGGGATCCAGGTCCTATGGCTCCTAAAGGTAAACACAACCAGAAAGAATAGTTACAATACGAACCAGagaaagctcagtgtatcttACCTTTTCTCATACACTAGATTCAAAGTCAGCAAAGGccaaaaagagaataaataaaGATGCGGACCATGATTATACCCACATGAAAaaggtacagtatatacccTCATGTTTTAAATGGACTTACCACCAGAACATACAAATCTAACCCTAGTGTGACTGTATTGAAGGTGTCCAGGAAACAGAACTCTGAAAGCACAATGAAGAAAAAAGCGgccaaaaagcaaacaaaagcacaaaagaaagaaaaaaatgtacctcAAAAAAAGGCCAGACCCAGAAGAGCTGTAAAATCCTCTGACGCAAACACACCTCAGCATGAACAGAAATCAGCTGCACGCAGGAGGACAGAGAACAATACAGAACTAGCAGCAGGTTGGATTACAAGTTTCCACATTTTCTGAATATTAAAATATGGTAAGGTAAACACATCTCTTTTTGTTGCAGGCTTTCAGAGACGTAGTGGGAGACTGACAAGACAGAATATCAagtaaaaacatccatccagccatcttctttgccgcttatccttactaggatcgcgggtgtatgctggagcctattcaagctgacttcaggcgagaggcggggtacaccctggactggtcgccagccaattgcagggcacatatagacaaacaatcactcactctcacattcatacctatggacaatttagaatcaccaattaacctaatatgcatgtttttggaatgtgggaggaaaccagagtacccggagaaaaaccccacacacggggagaacatgcaaaccacacagagatgcccaaacggagatttgaacccagatcttcccgatctcctgactgtgtggctactTAATAGGCCACCATGCCCAAGTAAAAACATCTGTtgggaaatgcagtttttattccatggtaatggtttaatttatttaaacatgcatacaagttacaatgaaatacatcacatagtagaattaacattttcacatgtccaaaaggagtaggaagaagcaaagcttatttaatcctaccacccatctgtttcacatcatttgtaatacatttactcactttttgtatttcatttgtgGTCTTTATCAGTTAACacataggaaaatgatgagGTAATTGTCaatgtttttccacaatcatcataaataataatcagtgtaatacataaataataataaatttagacataacagaacatacCGTAGTTGAAGAATAAGAACTCAAGAATAAGAGTAATGAGTGTTgtagtggttagacatagcattttgtacacagtggttcaagattcttctttgtattttgcaaacatcaactgcttgtattgtttcattaaatcgctcatcttggtgctttgagttccttactcaatccattccataatttgatttcacatacagaaatgctgttggtttttagcgttgttctcatGTAtatgtaagtgttttaagtttagtttttccctgagatcatatttctcctctctggttGAAAAGTATTGTAGTATCcatgatatatttttaaataaaacattttttacaagCTTTTAACTTGGCACATTTTCaatcacagtacagtacattatttgCTCAAACAACCAGAATATACAACTAATGCATGTGTGTCCCAAGTGAGGCCCATTTTCAGCCCACCACTTGTTTTGTTCAACTTTTGGCAAACCTTTCCTGAAAATGACCTTTAGGGACTTTGAAAGTTCCATTATTAATCCATAAACAGTGATTTACCTGTCAAAATATAACCAGCAGTGATCTGACTTGGAATGGGGTGAAGTCGAGAGTGATCCCGTCTGCAGTCACATGTGCTGGCTGAGTGGCATCTATTTTCTCTAAAAGATCACAACTGAAagggaaaatacattttaggtaAAATTTTTGTTTTACAGTATTCTATATAAAAGATGACATCCTGAAATGGATGCAACAAAGGTCACTTACTGCCAGGCCTCCCTGACTGGAAGAGTTGTGTGGAGGGTTGCAGTCACATGTCCGCCGTAAGCCTCGTACATTCTAACCATCAGGGCTCCCTTCCTGTCCTCCGCCTGTTGTGGTAGATGCAGGCTCAGCGGACTCATTCATATTAAGTCAAGGTTAGTGTTCAGTGTGATACCTGTTTAACAGTCTCAAGGATGACAGCTGCAGGGCTAACGGAAAAGGCGCTCCAGGGCGCCATGTCAACGGAGCACTGGGTTAACCTTAAAGGGAAATTGAGGTTGTATGCACACTGGATGACTGCGGCATCTTGGAAGGTTCCTGcaaaattaaatgttaaaagtGAAGCTTTaaacagagggaaaaaaaacaacaacttaatGGGTGACTAACCAGTGTGTGGCATGACTGCATAGGTGAAATGGTGAGTTCCCATATCAGCATTGCCATCTGGAGTCTTTGGTGCCCTCAACCTGACACAAAGAGTAATTAAAGTTCACAGAGACTTAGGTTATTAATGTTTGAACTGTGTGTTGCCTCACAGAGAGAGTGTCATTGTGTTCTTAAAGACAGAATAACCATATTTGCAGTCATTGAGCAGCGCCACTCCAAAATTGTGCTCTGACAAATCAGCCCATCTGTGACCCCATACCTGAGAAGAAAAGGAACATGTTGGAAAATAGGAAAAAGAGGGTAAAGCATCACCTAGAGTACTTACATTATGCTAGTTCTAGTGTTttgctatatggacaaaagtcttgagACATCCCTCTCATTTGGTTCATTTGTCAACCAGAAATATTTGATCGAATCTTAATTCAAGACACAAACTATGCATTCAACTTCCTGGGAATTGATACTGGAAGGCCCTTTTATCACACAAAGTTTGGTCCATAAAGAACCAACACTCACTCTTCCAAGTGCAACATCAATAACCTCTGACCTTACAAATGTTCTATATAAAATGGACAAACATTCCCATAAACACACaggtatttgtactttatttatcccacagcggggaaattcacttttcacagtGAATTCACAGGTAGCTCATAAAAGTCCACAGTCCAGGGGTCTCATCTATAAATATGTGCGTGGAATTCTGAATAAAAGTCTGAAAATGTGCATACAGGCAAAAATTAGTCAGAGTTATAAAAAGTGgcgtacgcacacattcacacaattttTGGTTTATCGATTCCACCTTCAGTAGAAGTGTGCGTACGCACCTCGGCCTCAAGTTACTCTTGAATGTGTTGTCCAATTTTAAAGAGGCTTGATCGCATTGGAATCACGACTGGTGGCAAGATGACGACGAAGAAAAAGTGGGCTTTCATagaaatggaggtggaaacactGGAAAAAGTATCATATTTtgaggacacagcagtggcatatgGAATGTAACAAAAATTGAGAGACAGCTGCTGTCATC from Dunckerocampus dactyliophorus isolate RoL2022-P2 chromosome 5, RoL_Ddac_1.1, whole genome shotgun sequence encodes the following:
- the neil1 gene encoding endonuclease 8-like 1 → MPEGPELHLASLYINKMCDGVVFTGTVRKSDVSKSPDVAFTCEAYRINATSRGKEVKVTLTPIKSDDTKAREAQQPVDIVFRFGMSGFFRFTAEDDLPKHAHLCFYSKEKPGRVLSYVDARRFGSWQPNGTWQPDRGPCIMFEYKSFRENVVSHLSDRAFDRPICEVLLNQKYFNGIGNYLRAEILYRLKIPPFVPARAVLEGLKSDDVCEDKKPVKKEIHDKENRVKEERADLLRLCHTVPLEVVNLGGKGYDPEKKDYSDFEAWLQCYYVDGMKSIRDHNGRTMWFQGDPGPMAPKDSKSAKAKKRINKDADHDYTHMKKVSRKQNSESTMKKKAAKKQTKAQKKEKNVPQKKARPRRAVKSSDANTPQHEQKSAARRRTENNTELAAGFQRRSGRLTRQNIK